A region from the Salvia splendens isolate huo1 chromosome 15, SspV2, whole genome shotgun sequence genome encodes:
- the LOC121768961 gene encoding glycine-rich RNA-binding protein 2, mitochondrial-like, producing MAFLNRVGNVLKQAVSKHVSSQYLAPSALIFQAVRSMSTSAKLFVGGLSYSTDDTSLQEAFSQYGEVVEARVILDRETGRSRGFGFITFTSTEAASSAIQAFDGQDLHGRRVRVNYATEKPRGGGFGGGYGGGGGGYGGGGYGGGGYGGGGYSGGGGYGGGQGGNYGRGGYQSGGGGYDGGNLYLSQSGGFGGSGNYPSGGEGAFGGGGNSVQADGNYSSSGQTGFSSFSDFGTTGGAGEIPEAVGGQTEAGDEGFGQDSFRKEDNEEPSDYANTQK from the exons ATGGCATTTCTGAACAGAGTgggcaatgttctaaaacaagCTGTCAGCAAGCATGTTAGTTCACAATATCTGGCTCCGAGTGCCTTGATTTTTCAGGCAGTGAGGAGCATGTCTACCTCTGCAAAGCTCTTTGTTGGAG GTCTCTCATATAGCACTGATGACACTAGTTTACAAGAAGCTTTTTCCCAGTATGGAGAAGTGGTCGAAG CTAGAGTTATTCTAGACCGTGAGACTGGTAGATCCCGAGGATTCGGCTTTATTACCTTCACTTCAACTGAGGCCGCTAGTAGCGCCATTCAGGCATTTGATGGCCAG GATCTACATGGACGAAGGGTTAGGGTGAATTATGCTACTGAAAAACCTCGTGGTGGTGGTTTTGGAGGCGGATatggtggtggaggtgggggTTATGGAGGTGGGGGTTATGGAGGTGGGGGATATGGTGGAGGTGGATATTCTGGTGGTGGGGGTTACGGAGGTGGACAGGGTGGTAACTATGGGCGTGGAGGATACCAAAGTGGTGGAGGTGGATATGATGGTGGCAACCTATATCTTAGTCAAAGTGGTGGATTCGGTGGTTCTGGTAACTACCCTAGTGGAGGAGAAGGTGcctttggtggtggtggtaacTCTGTACAAGCTGATGGAAACTACAGCTCTAGCGGACAAACTGGCTTTTCTTCCTTCTCAGATTTTGGGACAACTGGAGGTGCTGGTGAAATTCCCGAAGCAGTGGGTGGTCAAACAGAAGCTGGAGACGAAGGTTTTGGGCAGGACAGTTTCCGTAAGGAGGACAATGAGGAGCCCAGTGATTATGCCAACACTCAGAAATGA